A single region of the Montipora capricornis isolate CH-2021 chromosome 13, ASM3666992v2, whole genome shotgun sequence genome encodes:
- the LOC138028551 gene encoding uncharacterized protein yields the protein MASTRPSPSLSTVVSGLHLIFTLASVAFLSYKVYYLECELSLIRGKAQVSDGRIRVTEATPPSLISNGEELRGERNRRADQEEVESSLAGKLKAVCDQKLLDDLQVIDNVVNRTGRLVCLRGPQGPPGVPGPRGARGRRGRIGSPGYRGRRGRQGIPGQIGAPGIRGPQGIPGRGLDVNVTEIENLIERLMTYNPDEITMFAPPRFTKKPPSSIVIKDGSNMTFNFSISGYPKPKVTWSMKTKTQENQTRFRILADKFEMSDVRFEDEGVITSHAENMFGVQVTEVKITVRGAPRFPKSPSVQIHGFSGKETRVKCDPLGNPTPKIEWVRTPSARLPQGRSEVTQDGLYIQNTKSEDQGIYTCIAANKFGRVIQGAYLKVNSFKPPAFTTPPPDAINASGIRESVRVNCSATGAPLPNITWYKNNVTIPSIHYANTDEVTGELVIDQFQPSDQATYTCIARNMYKDEVKTSTNIVLPSCGDPGKPNNSAVVIQSENHWAGQYVWYFCDPGYTMIGPAIKRCLPSGNWTGYTPRCTDRPECERYWTINDPTRRYSFRSGQTRSDTYLPEGWYRFIAGKQLSTSCSYSSGYCDASNQGSLQGSHPSVEDGVVSRKVCFGHNERDFRYGQTQNTCCKQSTYIKVRSCGSFYVYKLKPTPNDSRYCTQY from the exons ATGGCGTCAACGCGTCCTTCACCAAGCCTCTCAACTGTTGTGTCTGGCCTTCATTTAATTTTTACGCTCGCGTCAGTCGCTTTTCTTTCGTACAAAGTTTATTACCTTGAATGTGAACTTTCCTTAATACGAGGAAAAGCACAAGTAAGTGATGGCCGGATACGTGTGACTGAAGCGACTCCGCCGTCTCTCATTTCAAACGGTGAAGAGCTCAGGGGTGAACGTAATCGCCGAGCTGATCAAGAAGAGGTAGAATCATCTTTGGCCGGAAAACTCAAGGCAGTGTGTGACCAGAAGTTGTTGGACGATCTTCAG GTCATTGATAATGTGGTCAATCGAACTGGGAGACTTGTTTGTCTGAGAG GTCCTCAAGGCCCACCAGGAGTTCCAGGTCCCCGGGGTGCACGAGGTCGCCGTGGCAGAATAGGATCACCAGGTTACCGCGGTCGCCGTGGTCGCCAAGGTATACCCGGACAAATAGGAGCTCCTGGGATAAGAGGTCCTCAAGGAATCCCAGGAAGGGGCCTTGATGTTAATGTTACGGAAATTGAAAATCTCATTGAAAGATTGATGACTTACAATCCAGATGAAATAACCATGTTTG CTCCTCCTCGATTTACAAAGAAACCTCCGTCTTCCATTGTTATCAAGGATGGCAGCAATATGACATTCAATTTTTCAATATCCGGGTACCCAAAACCCAAGGTAACGTGGTCTATGAAAACCAAAACCCAAGAAAACCAAACGCGTTTCAGGATACTCGCAGATAAGTTTGAGATGAGCGATGTCCGCTTTGAGGACGAGGGAGTAATTACAAGCCATGCCGAAAATATGTTTGGTGTTCAAGTGACCGAAGTAAAAATAACTGTTAGAG GTGCCCCGAGGTTCCCCAAATCTCCTTCTGTACAAATACATGGCTTCTCGGGGAAAGAAACAAGGGTTAAATGTGACCCCCTAGGAAACCCCACCCCCAAGATTGAATGGGTCAGAACTCCCTCAGCACGACTCCCTCAAGGACGCAGTGAGGTCACACAAGACGGACTTTATATTCAAAACACAAAGAGTGAAGACCAGGGCATCTACACATGTATTGCCGCCAACAAATTTGGGAGGGTCATTCAAGGGGCATACCTCAAAGTCAACTCATTCA AACCACCTGCGTTTACCACACCACCACCAGATGCAATCAACGCCTCAGGTATCAGAGAATCGGTCCGAGTCAACTGTTCTGCAACAGGTGCTCCTCTGCCAAACATCACATGGTACAAGAATAACGTCACCATACCCTCCATCCATTATGCCAACACGGATGAAGTCACCGGCGAGCTCGTGATTGATCAGTTCCAGCCCTCAGATCAGGCCACGTATACTTGTATTGCTCGAAACATGTACAAGGATGAAGTAAAGACAAGTACAAATATAG TCTTACCCAGCTGCGGTGACCCAGGCAAACCAAACAATTCAGCCGTTGTTATTCAGAGTGAGAACCACTGGGCAGGGCAATATGTCTGGTACTTCTGTGATCCAGGATACACTATGATTGGTCCAGCTATCAAAAGATGTCTCCCAAGTGGGAATTGGACTGGATATACACCAAGAT GTACGGATAGGCCAGAATGTGAACGATACTGGACCATAAATGACCCGACAAGACGTTATAGTTTTAGGTCAGGACAAACAAGGAGCGATACCTATCTTCCTGAGGGATGGTATCGATTTATAGCAGGCAAGCAACTGTCCACAAGTTGCAGCTATTCGTCCGGCTATTGTGATGCCTCAAATCAGGGATCATTACAGGGAAGTCATCCTTCGGTTGAGGACGGGGTGGTATCTCGGAAAGTGTGTTTCGGTCACAATGAAAGAGATTTCAGATACGGCCAGACACAAAACACCTGTTGTAAGCAAAGTACATATATAAAGGTTCGCAGCTGTGGTTCTTTCTATGTCTACAAACTGAAGCCCACGCCAAATGATAGCCGTTACTGTACGCAATATTAA
- the LOC138030855 gene encoding uncharacterized protein, with the protein MADKNSLIELEVTGVVNEQSREVEIVKTACRKRKPNFSAQEIAIITQKFEENQAVLKSKFTNTNTNKMKQSVWEEMAIAVNAVGTAHRSVSEVKEKWTNLQRTAKNELSNFRKEQRKTGGGPPPKLPSKGTDKILELLKDTPSFSGLQGFETGWVTGSFPHRGSALALLIVVFVKRLRTNCFCKTAFFYFESKDKYLGAFGVLLSNTVFIRLTHMSIVKLGNTLRGWCTRNLLETLPQHWLFSCDLLCCCVITIPGEENLYIEMISNPSEAADLPISPIVTITEADMSAAMGDEGVQLSGMGTEDEISPKGPPVAVAGPNSTTCRCACKQKKVTSSDVLRLQYETLQCKKETLLLKKAKLELEIKLLDKQLL; encoded by the exons ATGGCTGACAAAAATTCTTTAATTGAACTTGAAGTCACTGGTGTCGTTAATGAGCAGTCGAGAGAAGTGGAAATAGTTAAAACCGCCTGCAGGAAACGGAAACCAAATTTTTCAGCACAAGAAATCGCAATAATAActcaaaagtttgaagaaaatcaagCAGTACTGAAATCAAAGTTTACTAACACAAACACTAACAAAATGAAGCAAAGTGTGTGGGAAGAGATGGCAATCGCCGTAAACGCCGTAGGAACTGCACACCGAAGTGTAAGTGAAGTAAAAGAAAAGTGGACAAACCTCCAAAGAACGGCGAAGAACGAACTGTCAAATTTCCGTAAGGAACAAAGGAAAACTGGTGGTGGCCCACCGCCAAAACTGCCATCTAAGGGCACTGATAAAATTTTGGAGTTGTTGAAAGACACACCGTCATTTAGCGGTTTACAAGGGTTTGAAACAGGTTGG GTAACAGGGTCTTTTCCTCACCGTGGTAGCGCCTTGGCATTACTGATTGTTGTGTTTGTCAAACGCCTACGTACAAACTGCTTCTGCAAAACTGCTTTTTTTTACTTCGAATCAAAAGATAAGTATTTAGGTGCTTTCGGTGTTTTATTGAGCAATACAGTATTTATAAGACTCACGCATATGAGCATTGTGAAGTTAGGTAATACGCTGCGCGGTTGGTGTACGCGGAATTTGCTTGAAACACTTCCTCAGCATTGGCTTTTCTCGTGTGATTTATTGTGTTGTTGTGTTATAACCATTCCAGGGGAAGAAAACCTTTATATAGAAATGATCAGTAATCCAAGTGAAGCAGCAGATTTGCCCATTTCCCCAATTGTAACCATCACCGAGGCCGACATGTCAGCTGCAATGGGCGATGAAGGAGTGCAGTTGTCTGGTATGGGTACAGAAGATGAAATTTCTCCGAAAGGCCCACCTGTTGCTGTAGCAGGACCAAACAGCACAACATGCAGATGTGCATGTAAGCAAAAGAAAGTCACATCAAGTGATGTGCTTCGCCTGCAGTATGAAACGCTGCAGTGCAAGAAGGaaacattattattaaaaaaggCAAAGCTTGAGCTTGAAATAAAACTGCTTGATAAGCAGCTGCTTTGA